The following proteins come from a genomic window of Gossypium raimondii isolate GPD5lz chromosome 5, ASM2569854v1, whole genome shotgun sequence:
- the LOC105766984 gene encoding uncharacterized protein LOC105766984: MRVVPSELEIIKQDFEKRNSELEKRIEQLEKEKMHLRLEVDVQKHEAEKLRKGKNEAEEDLDSLKMDYKKLRTSIKTASLGKTSEQWRQEIQEEKTKVDQWEKKFHGTRVREDALKKHLLENRSEKERLRARVAELERSLQQYRIRNSAIELRASLRKIEELKERIEELETVLQNCELRVELLEANNGCWKEQFHQSQDQVRERDYVMGEALTQVREVTDRLQTLAAQADVLSVKYKLESDRGRELDWLLKQVKALGIKDSKIVAVTLEHPYVTRKKTKAMDQKLERLELMQKEEQDQMQD, translated from the exons ATGCGAGTAGTCCCGTCCGAGTTAGAGATCATCaagcaagattttgaaaaaagaaattcagAGCTAGAAAAAAGGATAGAACAGttggagaaagaaaaaatgCATTTGAGATTAGAAGTTGATGTCCAAAAGCATGAGGCTGAAAAgttaagaaaaggaaagaatgaaGCCGAAGAAGATTTAGACAGTTTGAAAATGGATTATAAGAAGTTGCGTACGTCAATAAAAACTGCTAGTTTGGGTAAAACGTCTGAGCAATGGCGGCAagaaatccaagaagaaaagaCTAAAGTCGATCAGTGGGAAAAGAAGTTCCATGGTACTCGAGTAAGAGAGGACGCTTTAAAAAAGCACTTGTTGGAAAATCGAAGTGAAAAAGAGAGGTTAAGAGCTCGAGTGGCAGAATTGGAGAGGTCACTGCAGCAATATCGTATTCGCAATTCCGCAATCGAATTAAGGGCTagtttaagaaaaattgaagagCTAAAAGAGAGGATAGAAGAACTGGAAACTGTGCTACAAAACTGTGAACTCCGGGTTGAACTACTAGAAGCAAATAATGGGTGTTGGAAAGAGCAGTTTCATCAATCTCAAGACCAGGTCAGGGAAAGGGATTATGTCATGGGCGAAGCTTTGACCCAAGTGCGAGAGGTGACTGATCGCTTGCAAACTTTAGCGGCCCAGGCTGATGTACTAagtgtaaaatataaattggaGTCAGATCGAGGTCGGGAGTTAGATTGGCTTCTTAAACAAGTCAAGGCCTTAGGCATTAAG GACTCTAAAATCGTGGCAGTTACCCTGGAACATCCTTACGTTACAcgaaagaaaacaaaagcaatgGACCAAAAGCTGGAAAGGTTGGAACTGATGCAAAAGGAGGAGCAAGATCAAATGCAAGATTAA